From Lysobacter silvisoli, the proteins below share one genomic window:
- a CDS encoding Rrf2 family transcriptional regulator, whose translation MKDTRLSDVLHVLLHLDQVEEPVTSEVLAQSIGTNPAVFRRTMAGLRNAGYVQAGRGQGGGWKLARPLSQISLLDVYQALGQPTLFAIGNRSDRPDCKIERNVNEALKDTMSQAEDLFLQRFGAISLDTLVPSRAGRSKHER comes from the coding sequence ATGAAGGACACGCGCTTGTCTGACGTGTTGCACGTGCTGCTGCACCTGGACCAGGTCGAGGAACCGGTGACGTCCGAGGTGCTGGCCCAGAGCATCGGCACCAACCCCGCGGTGTTCCGCCGCACCATGGCGGGCCTGCGCAATGCCGGCTACGTCCAGGCCGGGCGAGGGCAAGGCGGCGGCTGGAAGCTGGCCCGCCCGCTGAGCCAGATTTCGCTGCTGGACGTCTACCAGGCGCTGGGACAGCCGACGCTGTTCGCGATCGGCAACCGCTCGGACCGGCCGGACTGCAAGATCGAACGCAACGTCAACGAAGCGCTCAAGGACACCATGTCGCAGGCGGAAGATTTGTTCCTGCAGCGGTTCGGGGCGATCTCGCTGGATACGCTGGTGCCGAGTCGGGCTGGGCGGTCGAAGCATGAGCGGTGA
- a CDS encoding alpha/beta fold hydrolase, translated as MRNPLPPSMAIRIKREAATMSTGSNAVRHGYTKVDGHRIFYREAGRADAPAVLLPHGYPCSSYEFRDLMPALADRWRLVAPDFPGFGYSDTPEDFDYSFDGYARFLAKFADGAGLQRYVLYLHDYGSQIGLRLAIQAPERIAGLIIQNGDIYADTLGPKYEGLLRHFEHPNAESRWQLVDAVSEQGYREEFLNDVGPDVAERIPPDLWTLHWNLTTSQRAKIAVALMEGLKENLEWFPKYQAYLREHTPPTLIVWGPRDGYMPEASARAYLRDLPQAQLHLLDDGGHWLLETHLQEVSVLVRRFLDTLA; from the coding sequence ATGCGCAACCCGCTGCCGCCTTCCATGGCGATACGGATCAAGCGAGAGGCAGCGACGATGAGCACAGGCTCCAACGCCGTTCGGCATGGCTATACGAAGGTCGACGGCCACCGAATATTCTATCGCGAGGCGGGAAGGGCGGACGCACCAGCCGTGCTGCTGCCTCACGGCTATCCCTGTTCCTCGTACGAGTTCCGCGACCTCATGCCCGCGCTGGCGGACCGCTGGCGCCTGGTCGCACCGGATTTTCCGGGTTTCGGCTACAGCGACACGCCGGAGGATTTCGACTACAGCTTCGACGGCTACGCCCGCTTTCTGGCCAAGTTCGCCGATGGGGCAGGGCTGCAGCGCTACGTGCTGTACCTGCACGATTACGGATCGCAGATCGGCTTGAGGCTGGCGATCCAGGCGCCGGAACGAATCGCCGGCTTGATCATCCAGAACGGCGACATCTACGCCGACACGCTGGGCCCCAAGTACGAGGGGCTCCTGCGGCATTTCGAGCATCCGAACGCCGAAAGCCGCTGGCAACTGGTCGATGCCGTCAGCGAGCAGGGCTATCGCGAGGAGTTCCTCAACGACGTCGGCCCGGATGTCGCCGAGCGCATCCCGCCGGATTTGTGGACGCTGCATTGGAACCTGACCACCTCCCAGCGCGCGAAGATCGCCGTGGCGCTGATGGAGGGCCTGAAGGAAAACCTGGAATGGTTCCCCAAGTACCAGGCCTACCTGCGCGAGCACACACCGCCGACCTTGATCGTCTGGGGCCCGCGCGACGGCTACATGCCCGAGGCGTCGGCGCGCGCCTATCTGAGGGACTTGCCTCAGGCACAGTTGCACCTACTCGACGACGGCGGCCACTGGCTGCTGGAAACCCACCTGCAAGAAGTGAGCGTGCTCGTCCGACGTTTTCTCGATACCTTGGCTTGA
- a CDS encoding DNA-binding protein yields MARGGLYKSDVQKARDALRAQGKHPSVDAVRVALGNTGSKTTIHRYLKELEEEEGQGPGAKVAVSEALQDLVGRLAGRLHEEAEAIVTEARQRFEAQLQERGQALERAQQEAGALSAQLQRTETAFHEEQTAHAAIRQTLAERVTEVAQLGERIAGLTTRLAEHEAHAQSLEQKHQHAREALEHYRTSVKEQREQEQRRHEHQVQELQVALRQANETLTAKNHELLQLNRDNSQWLERHGRMERELADARRGIEAQQKELDALRLTAAEHQALQTRWAQDTQTLETVRAEFAATRADLTKERERREQAEAEALRAGVRLTTLEQLLAQLRPEPVDNSSAQKNPATR; encoded by the coding sequence ATGGCCCGCGGCGGGTTGTACAAGAGCGATGTACAGAAAGCCCGCGACGCGTTGCGCGCACAGGGCAAGCACCCGTCGGTGGACGCGGTGCGGGTGGCGCTGGGCAACACCGGCTCCAAGACCACGATCCACCGCTACCTGAAGGAGCTGGAAGAAGAGGAAGGGCAAGGCCCGGGCGCCAAGGTCGCGGTCAGCGAGGCCCTGCAGGACCTGGTCGGCCGACTGGCCGGGCGCCTGCACGAGGAAGCCGAAGCGATCGTCACCGAGGCCCGGCAGCGATTTGAAGCGCAGCTGCAGGAACGTGGCCAGGCGCTGGAACGCGCCCAGCAGGAAGCAGGCGCGCTGAGCGCCCAGCTCCAGCGCACCGAAACCGCCTTCCACGAAGAACAGACCGCACACGCCGCCATTCGGCAGACCTTGGCCGAGCGAGTGACGGAAGTCGCGCAACTCGGCGAACGCATCGCCGGCCTGACCACGCGCCTGGCCGAGCACGAGGCCCATGCCCAATCGTTGGAGCAGAAGCACCAGCACGCCCGCGAAGCGTTGGAACACTACCGGACCTCGGTGAAGGAGCAGCGCGAACAGGAGCAACGCCGCCACGAGCACCAGGTGCAGGAACTGCAGGTCGCGCTACGGCAGGCCAACGAAACCCTGACCGCCAAGAACCACGAATTGCTGCAGCTCAACCGCGACAACAGCCAGTGGCTGGAGCGACATGGAAGAATGGAACGGGAACTGGCGGACGCCCGCCGGGGCATCGAGGCCCAGCAAAAGGAACTGGACGCGCTGCGGCTTACGGCTGCCGAGCACCAGGCCCTGCAAACGCGCTGGGCGCAAGATACCCAGACCCTGGAGACCGTACGGGCGGAGTTCGCCGCCACTCGCGCCGATCTAACGAAGGAGCGGGAGCGTCGCGAACAGGCCGAGGCCGAGGCGTTGCGCGCCGGCGTACGTTTGACCACGCTGGAGCAGTTGCTGGCGCAGCTGCGGCCCGAACCCGTCGATAATTCAAGCGCCCAAAAAAATCCGGCAACTCGATGA
- a CDS encoding TolC family protein, which translates to MSFPFSLHRRCSACRWPTWVLALGFILAPAWSFAAGISFDDAQRLAAERAPLLKARQSQIAATQEEAVRAAALRDPKLTLGLANWPVTGADAFDFRADDMTMKQIGVMQEFPARAKRQARQAVADRGIEQAEALSVAERLAVRRGAAEAWIALWAAQLEVVALQTLREPASVAIRTAKARLAGGTGTVTDTLATQAAALELENRIDAAEASLEAARAGLARWLGVDPADVEAEDAPPALTELPVAPAALLTSIDRQGPLLPWRSREALAEAEVDAAIAEKRPDWSLGMTYGQRDRTPNGVSRSDMLMVEFAIDLPLFPGNRQDRGVSAKRAELDAVAAEREDARRVQTETVRRALAEWQGLQRQVARKETESLPLARDRAKTALTAYAGGGDLQPWLQARRDEIELHIEHARHLGELGRAWAALAYLLPEESTP; encoded by the coding sequence ATGTCCTTTCCTTTCTCGCTGCACCGCAGGTGCAGCGCCTGCCGTTGGCCCACGTGGGTGCTGGCCCTTGGCTTCATTCTCGCTCCCGCCTGGTCCTTCGCGGCCGGCATCTCGTTCGATGACGCACAGCGCCTGGCGGCCGAGCGCGCTCCTCTCCTCAAGGCGCGCCAGTCGCAAATCGCGGCCACACAGGAAGAAGCGGTCCGCGCTGCCGCCTTGCGCGACCCCAAACTGACGCTGGGCTTGGCGAATTGGCCGGTCACCGGCGCCGACGCGTTCGACTTCCGCGCCGATGACATGACCATGAAGCAGATCGGCGTGATGCAGGAATTTCCGGCTCGCGCCAAACGCCAGGCGCGGCAGGCCGTGGCCGATCGCGGCATCGAGCAAGCTGAAGCGCTCTCGGTTGCCGAGCGGTTGGCGGTTCGGCGCGGCGCCGCCGAAGCCTGGATTGCTCTGTGGGCGGCCCAACTCGAAGTGGTGGCACTGCAGACCCTGCGCGAACCGGCTTCCGTCGCTATACGCACCGCCAAGGCACGGCTCGCCGGCGGCACCGGCACGGTAACCGACACTCTGGCCACGCAAGCCGCAGCGCTTGAACTGGAGAATCGGATCGATGCCGCGGAGGCCTCGCTGGAGGCCGCTCGTGCCGGACTGGCGCGGTGGCTGGGTGTGGATCCAGCGGATGTGGAAGCCGAGGACGCACCGCCCGCGTTGACGGAACTGCCCGTCGCTCCGGCCGCGCTGCTGACCTCGATTGACCGCCAAGGACCGCTGCTGCCGTGGCGTTCGCGCGAAGCCCTGGCCGAAGCCGAAGTCGATGCCGCCATTGCGGAAAAACGGCCGGACTGGAGCCTCGGCATGACCTACGGGCAACGCGACCGGACGCCGAACGGCGTGTCGCGCAGCGACATGCTGATGGTCGAGTTTGCCATCGACTTGCCGCTGTTCCCGGGCAATCGGCAGGACCGGGGCGTGTCAGCTAAGCGCGCCGAGCTCGACGCCGTGGCGGCCGAGCGCGAGGACGCGCGTCGCGTCCAGACCGAAACCGTCCGCCGCGCCCTGGCCGAGTGGCAGGGCCTGCAGCGCCAGGTCGCCCGCAAGGAAACCGAATCCCTCCCGCTGGCCCGCGATCGCGCGAAGACCGCGCTGACCGCCTACGCCGGCGGCGGCGACTTGCAGCCGTGGCTGCAAGCGCGCCGCGATGAAATCGAACTGCACATCGAACACGCCCGCCACTTGGGCGAACTCGGCCGCGCCTGGGCGGCGTTGGCTTACCTGCTGCCCGAGGAGAGCACACCGTGA